In Glycine max cultivar Williams 82 chromosome 7, Glycine_max_v4.0, whole genome shotgun sequence, a single window of DNA contains:
- the LOC100792755 gene encoding Protein trichome birefringence-like 34-like translates to MKVANTHQIVLAGTSLGVRNTFHSIVAILTTLVVVTTVCLRQDGGHLPPKINASGSNSSSSSSSSKCDLFYGKWVFDNESYPLYKEKECTFMSDQLACAKFGRKDLSYQNWRWQPHHCDLTRFNATALLERLRNKRLVFVGDSLIRGQWVSMVCLVDSVLPKTLKSMHSTANGSLNIFKAKEYNASIEHYWSPLLVESNSDDPVNHRVPERTVRVKAIEKHARYWTDADFLVFNTYLWWRRPVMNVLWGSFGDPDGVYKGVEMLRVYEMALRTWSDWLEVHVNRNKTQLFFVSMSPTHERAEEWGAAKGNNCYSETEMIAEEGYWGKGSDPKMMHMVENVLDDLKARGLNVQMLNITQLSEYRKEGHPSIYRKQWDALTQEQIANPNSYADCIHWCLPGVPDVWNELLYAYIFHQ, encoded by the exons ATGAAAGTGGCAAATACACACCAAATAGTGCTAGCAGGGACTTCTTTGGGAGTTAGAAACACCTTTCATTCTATTGTAGCCATCTTAACCACTCTTGTAGTTGTCACCACCGTTTGTCTAAGACAGGATGGAGGACATTTACCTCCAAAAATAAATGCTTCTGGTAGTAATTCGTCGTCGTCGTCATCATCATCAAAGTGTGACTTGTTCTATGGTAAGTGGGTTTTTGATAACGAATCTTATCCATTATACAAAGAGAAGGAATGCACGTTCATGTCAGACCAGTTGGCTTGTGCGAAGTTTGGAAGGAAGGACCTGAGTTACCAGAATTGGAGGTGGCAGCCTCACCACTGTGACCTTACCAG GTTCAACGCCACAGCATTGCTTGAAAGGCTAAGGAACAAGAGGCTTGTGTTCGTAGGGGATTCACTCATCAGAGGCCAATGGGTTTCCATGGTTTGCCTTGTTGACTCTGTACTGCCCAAAACCCTCAAATCCATGCATTCCACTGCCAATGGTTCACTAAACATTTTCAAGGCCAAA gAATACAATGCAAGTATTGAGCACTATTGGTCCCCATTACTAGTAGAATCAAACTCAGATGATCCAGTGAACCATAGGGTACCAGAACGAACAGTGAGAGTGAAGGCTATTGAAAAGCATGCCAGGTACTGGACTGATGCAGACTTTCTGGTTTTCAACACTTATCTCTGGTGGAGAAGGCCTGTAATGAATGTTCT ATGGGGATCATTTGGAGACCCAGATGGTGTCTACAAAGGGGTTGAAATGTTGAGAGTCTATGAAATGGCCCTGAGGACCTGGTCTGATTGGTTGGAAGTCCATGTCAATCGGAACAAGACCCAGTTGTTTTTCGTTAGCATGTCACCCACTCATGAAAG gGCTGAGGAATGGGGAGCCGCTAAGGGTAACAATTGTTACAGCGAAACCGAAATGATTGCAGAAGAAGGGTATTGGGGGAAGGGTTCTGATCCTAAGATGATGCATATGGTGGAGAACGTTCTTGATGATTTGAAAGCAAGAGGCTTGAATGTTCAAATGCTAAACATCACACAGCTCTCAGAATACAGAAAAGAAGGACACCCTTCTATCTACAGGAAGCAGTGGGATGCTCTAACCCAAGAACAGATAGCAAACCCAAATAGCTATGCAGATTGCATACATTGGTGCCTCCCTGGTGTGCCTGATGTGTGGAATGAACTCCTTTATGCCTATATTTTCCATCAATAA